In Candidatus Cetobacterium colombiensis, the following are encoded in one genomic region:
- the guaB gene encoding IMP dehydrogenase produces MMNGKIIKEAITFDDVLLVPARSEVLPHEVSLKTRLTKDIELNVPVLSAAMDTVTEGDLAIALARQGGIGFIHKNMSIEDQAAEVDRVKRNESGMIKNPVTLTKDSTVWHAEEIMRRYKISGLPVIEEDGSLIGIITNRDLKYRKDMDQLVSDIMTKENLVTASVGTTLEEAKDILLENRIEKLPIVNEAGKLKGLITIKDIDNLVEYPFACKDSQGRLRVGGAVGVGADTLERVKALVEAGVDIITVDSAHGHSKGVMEKIKEIRTNFPNLNIIGGNIVTAEAALDLIEAGVNAVKVGVGPGSICTTRVVAGVGVPQLSAVNDVYEVCKTRGIGVIADGGIKLSGDMVKALAAGADCVMLGGLLAGTTEAPGEEIIYEGRRYKVYVGMGSMAAMKRGSKDRYFQNDAKKLVPEGIEGRVSYKGSLKDVVFQLCGGVRAGMGYCGTPTIEDLKVHGKFVKITGAGLKESHPHDIIITKEAPNYSK; encoded by the coding sequence ATGATGAATGGAAAAATAATTAAAGAAGCAATAACTTTTGATGATGTGCTATTAGTTCCGGCAAGATCAGAGGTATTACCACACGAGGTTAGTTTAAAGACGAGACTTACAAAGGATATAGAATTAAATGTTCCAGTTTTAAGTGCTGCTATGGATACAGTTACTGAAGGAGATTTAGCTATAGCTTTAGCTAGACAAGGAGGAATAGGATTTATTCATAAAAATATGAGTATAGAGGATCAAGCTGCAGAAGTTGATAGAGTAAAGAGAAACGAAAGCGGAATGATAAAAAATCCTGTGACATTAACAAAAGATTCGACTGTATGGCATGCAGAAGAGATAATGAGAAGATATAAAATTTCTGGATTACCTGTAATTGAAGAAGATGGATCATTAATAGGAATTATAACAAATAGAGATTTAAAATATAGAAAAGATATGGATCAGTTAGTTAGCGACATTATGACAAAAGAAAATTTAGTTACAGCATCAGTTGGAACTACATTAGAGGAAGCTAAAGATATTTTATTAGAAAATAGAATTGAAAAATTACCAATAGTTAATGAAGCTGGAAAACTAAAAGGATTAATAACAATAAAAGATATAGATAATTTAGTAGAGTATCCTTTTGCTTGTAAAGATTCACAAGGAAGATTAAGAGTAGGAGGAGCTGTTGGAGTAGGAGCAGATACTTTAGAAAGAGTAAAAGCTTTAGTTGAAGCTGGAGTAGATATAATTACGGTTGATTCTGCTCACGGTCATTCAAAAGGAGTTATGGAAAAAATAAAAGAAATAAGAACAAATTTCCCTAATTTGAATATAATAGGAGGGAATATAGTTACTGCAGAAGCTGCTTTAGATTTAATTGAAGCTGGAGTAAATGCAGTAAAAGTTGGAGTAGGACCTGGGTCTATTTGTACAACAAGAGTTGTAGCAGGAGTTGGTGTTCCTCAATTGTCAGCAGTGAATGATGTTTACGAAGTTTGTAAAACTAGAGGAATTGGTGTAATTGCCGATGGAGGAATAAAACTTTCAGGAGATATGGTAAAAGCTTTAGCGGCAGGAGCTGATTGTGTTATGTTAGGTGGACTTTTAGCAGGAACAACTGAAGCTCCAGGGGAAGAGATAATTTATGAAGGAAGAAGATATAAGGTGTATGTAGGAATGGGTTCAATGGCAGCTATGAAAAGAGGTTCTAAAGACAGATATTTCCAAAATGATGCAAAAAAATTAGTTCCAGAGGGAATTGAAGGAAGAGTTTCTTATAAAGGAAGTTTAAAAGATGTGGTATTCCAGTTATGTGGAGGAGTTAGAGCTGGAATGGGATACTGTGGAACACCTACAATTGAAGATTTAAAAGTTCATGGAAAATTTGTAAAAATAACAGGGGCTGGTTTAAAAGAAAGTCATCCTCATGATATAATTATTACAAAAGAAGCGCCAAACTATTCTAAGTAA
- the purD gene encoding phosphoribosylamine--glycine ligase gives MKVLVVGKGGREHAIAWKVKESSLVKEVFIAPGNIGMENIGKLVNISEENIEALANFAQDNKIDLTIVGPESVLALGIVNEFEKRGLKIFGPTKEAAKIESSKDFAKKLMKKYKIPTGEYETFDNLEAAKAYVEIKGAPIVIKEDGLKAGKGVTVALKKDDAIEALEIAFSIPGNKVVIEEYLDGFEFSIIALTNGETVIPLEIAQDHKRAFDNDEGPNTGGMGVYSPVDKIDSKIVDETLEKILKPMAEGMKEDGIPFKGFLFGGIMLTKDGVKTIEFNARFGDPEAEGILPRLKSDFVKAILDLLDEKKVELQWDERYTVAVVMASENYPKSSTVGSEIEIPQNLDSLVFHMGTRLNNNKLETAGGRVLSVIAYGNTLEEAKNKAYFDVNKIKCKKLFFRNDIGSKMCYNNENK, from the coding sequence ATGAAAGTTCTTGTAGTTGGAAAAGGTGGAAGAGAGCATGCAATAGCATGGAAAGTAAAAGAGAGTAGTTTGGTTAAAGAGGTATTTATAGCTCCTGGTAATATAGGTATGGAAAATATTGGAAAACTTGTAAATATATCAGAAGAAAATATAGAAGCGTTAGCTAATTTCGCTCAAGATAACAAAATAGATTTGACTATAGTAGGACCGGAAAGTGTTCTTGCTTTAGGAATTGTAAACGAATTTGAAAAAAGAGGCTTAAAAATATTTGGCCCTACAAAAGAAGCAGCTAAAATAGAATCTAGTAAGGATTTCGCTAAAAAACTTATGAAAAAATATAAAATTCCAACTGGAGAATATGAAACTTTTGATAATTTAGAGGCGGCAAAAGCTTATGTAGAAATAAAAGGAGCTCCTATAGTAATAAAAGAGGATGGATTAAAAGCTGGAAAAGGTGTAACAGTAGCTTTAAAAAAAGATGATGCTATTGAAGCTTTAGAAATAGCATTTTCAATTCCAGGAAATAAAGTTGTAATAGAAGAGTATCTAGATGGATTTGAATTTTCTATAATTGCTTTAACAAATGGGGAAACAGTTATTCCTTTGGAGATTGCTCAAGATCATAAAAGAGCATTTGATAATGATGAGGGACCTAATACAGGAGGAATGGGGGTATACTCTCCTGTAGATAAAATCGATTCTAAAATAGTTGATGAAACTTTAGAGAAAATTTTAAAGCCGATGGCTGAAGGAATGAAAGAAGATGGAATTCCATTTAAAGGTTTTCTTTTTGGTGGAATAATGTTGACGAAAGATGGAGTGAAAACAATAGAGTTTAATGCAAGATTTGGAGATCCAGAAGCAGAAGGAATATTACCAAGATTAAAATCAGACTTTGTAAAAGCAATTTTAGATTTATTAGACGAAAAAAAAGTGGAACTACAATGGGATGAAAGATATACAGTGGCCGTAGTTATGGCTTCTGAAAATTATCCGAAATCATCAACAGTAGGAAGCGAAATAGAAATTCCTCAAAATTTAGATTCATTAGTTTTTCATATGGGGACTAGATTAAATAATAACAAATTAGAAACTGCAGGTGGAAGAGTTTTATCTGTTATTGCGTATGGAAACACCTTAGAAGAGGCTAAAAATAAAGCATATTTTGATGTAAATAAAATAAAATGTAAAAAATTATTTTTTAGAAATGACATAGGGTCAAAAATGTGCTATAATAACGAAAATAAATAA
- the purH gene encoding bifunctional phosphoribosylaminoimidazolecarboxamide formyltransferase/IMP cyclohydrolase produces MKRVLISVSDKTGIVDFTKKLVSLGYEVISTGGTKKTLDEAGIKTLSISDITNFPEIMDGRVKTLHPNVHGALLCVRDNEEHLKALEDNKIEMIDMVVVNLYPFKETLSKVGATHEELIENIDIGGPSMLRSAAKNYKSVTVVVDPKDYEAVMLQLENSGDTNLETREKFAAKVFRHTSAYDSLIAEYLTGKVKEEFPESMTITYEKVQDLRYGENPHQKAGFYKSSFAGYSIGNAKQLHGKELSYNNIQDANAALEILKEFKDSTVVAVKHMNPCGVGSGKNIEEAWNRAYEADKTSIFGGIVAANDVITTEVAEKLSQLFLEIIIAPAYEKEALEILTKKKNIRIMELNLNSSILNKKKITSVMDGALIQEFDELKVSSDTLVCVTERKPTEDEIEDLLFNWNVVKHVKSNAIVIGKNNQTIGIGAGQMNRVGAAKIALEQGKEKCTGAVLASDAFFPMADTVELAAQYGVKAIIQPGGSIKDALSIEECNKHGIAMVFTGVRHFKH; encoded by the coding sequence ATGAAACGTGTGTTAATAAGTGTATCTGATAAAACAGGAATAGTTGATTTTACTAAAAAATTAGTGTCTTTAGGGTATGAAGTAATATCTACAGGAGGGACTAAAAAAACATTAGATGAAGCAGGAATAAAAACATTAAGTATATCGGATATTACAAATTTTCCTGAAATTATGGACGGAAGAGTAAAAACTTTACATCCAAATGTTCACGGAGCTTTACTTTGTGTTAGAGATAATGAGGAGCATTTAAAAGCTTTAGAAGATAATAAAATTGAAATGATAGATATGGTAGTAGTAAACTTGTACCCATTTAAAGAAACTTTATCAAAAGTAGGGGCAACACATGAAGAGTTAATAGAAAATATAGATATTGGTGGACCAAGTATGTTAAGGTCTGCAGCTAAAAATTATAAATCGGTTACAGTAGTGGTAGATCCAAAAGATTATGAAGCGGTTATGTTGCAGCTTGAAAATTCAGGAGATACTAATTTAGAAACAAGAGAAAAATTTGCAGCTAAAGTATTTAGACACACATCGGCATACGATAGTTTAATTGCTGAATATTTAACAGGGAAAGTAAAAGAAGAATTTCCAGAAAGTATGACAATAACGTATGAAAAAGTTCAAGATTTAAGATATGGTGAAAATCCACATCAAAAAGCAGGATTTTATAAAAGTAGTTTTGCAGGTTATTCTATAGGAAACGCAAAACAGCTTCATGGAAAAGAACTATCATATAATAATATTCAAGATGCAAATGCAGCATTGGAAATTTTAAAAGAATTTAAAGATTCAACTGTAGTAGCGGTAAAACATATGAATCCATGTGGAGTTGGAAGTGGAAAAAATATAGAAGAAGCTTGGAATAGAGCTTATGAAGCAGATAAAACATCTATTTTTGGAGGAATTGTAGCAGCGAATGATGTGATAACAACAGAAGTTGCAGAAAAATTATCTCAACTTTTTTTAGAAATAATAATAGCACCAGCTTATGAAAAAGAGGCTTTAGAAATTTTAACAAAGAAGAAAAATATAAGAATAATGGAATTAAATTTAAATTCAAGTATTTTAAATAAAAAGAAAATAACTTCTGTAATGGATGGAGCATTAATTCAAGAATTTGATGAGTTAAAAGTATCTTCTGATACACTTGTTTGTGTAACAGAAAGAAAGCCAACAGAAGATGAAATAGAAGATTTATTATTCAACTGGAATGTAGTTAAACATGTAAAATCTAATGCGATAGTGATAGGGAAAAATAATCAGACTATCGGTATAGGTGCTGGGCAGATGAATAGAGTTGGAGCAGCTAAAATAGCTTTAGAACAAGGAAAAGAAAAATGTACTGGTGCAGTTTTAGCATCAGATGCGTTTTTCCCAATGGCAGATACAGTTGAATTAGCTGCACAGTATGGAGTAAAAGCTATAATTCAACCTGGAGGATCAATTAAGGATGCACTTTCTATAGAAGAGTGTAACAAACATGGAATTGCAATGGTATTTACAGGAGTTAGACATTTTAAACATTAA
- the purN gene encoding phosphoribosylglycinamide formyltransferase codes for MVKIAVFASGNGGNFQRLVEAQNEGEGYQVELLIVDKEKAYAIERAKKLNVPYCFVNPKEFNTKMEFEEKIIEILRKKEIEYIVLAGYMRIISPILLEEYYNKIINIHPAYLPEFPGKDGIGDAFNAGVNKTGVTIHYVDKGIDTGEIIYQERLKIDSSWSLEELKEKIHDIEHRIYPMVLKKLFKRGE; via the coding sequence ATGGTAAAAATTGCAGTTTTTGCATCAGGTAATGGTGGGAACTTTCAAAGATTGGTAGAAGCTCAAAATGAAGGAGAAGGCTATCAAGTTGAGCTTTTAATTGTTGATAAAGAAAAAGCGTATGCGATTGAAAGGGCTAAAAAATTAAATGTACCATATTGTTTTGTAAATCCAAAAGAGTTTAATACCAAAATGGAGTTTGAAGAAAAAATTATAGAGATACTAAGAAAAAAAGAGATTGAATATATAGTCCTAGCTGGTTATATGAGAATAATATCTCCGATTTTATTAGAAGAATACTATAATAAAATAATAAATATCCACCCGGCTTATTTACCTGAATTTCCTGGAAAAGACGGAATAGGGGATGCGTTTAATGCAGGAGTAAATAAAACAGGAGTAACTATTCATTATGTGGATAAAGGCATTGATACTGGAGAGATAATTTATCAAGAAAGATTGAAGATAGACTCTAGTTGGAGTTTAGAAGAATTAAAAGAAAAAATACATGATATTGAGCATAGGATATATCCTATGGTTTTAAAAAAGTTATTTAAAAGAGGAGAATAA
- the purM gene encoding phosphoribosylformylglycinamidine cyclo-ligase, translating to MSNKYMEAGVSLEAGYESVRRIKSHVERTKVKGAINSLGAFGGMFDLSELGMKEPVLVSGTDGVGTKLMLAFEMDKHDTIGQDVVAMCVNDVLVQGAMPLYFLDYIAVGKNYPEQIESIVKGVADGCVAAECALIGGETAEMPGMYSEGHYDIAGFTVGAVEKKELITGSEIGEGDVLIGISSSGVHSNGFSLVRKIIKDANLDLKKVYEGFEKTLGEELLTPTKIYVKTVKEILKKVKIKGMCHITGGGFYENIPRIIPEGLGVEIEIKNINELKIFKFLEAVGGVPKKEMFNVFNMGVGFIFVVSKSEVEILVKELKKIDETAMILGEVTKKSGVEIKW from the coding sequence TTGAGTAATAAATATATGGAAGCTGGAGTAAGTTTAGAGGCAGGATACGAATCAGTTAGAAGAATAAAAAGTCATGTGGAAAGAACAAAAGTAAAGGGAGCAATAAATAGTTTAGGAGCTTTTGGTGGAATGTTTGACTTATCAGAACTAGGGATGAAAGAACCTGTTTTAGTTAGCGGTACAGATGGAGTAGGAACAAAGTTAATGTTAGCTTTTGAGATGGATAAACACGATACAATAGGGCAAGATGTTGTTGCAATGTGTGTAAATGATGTATTAGTTCAAGGAGCTATGCCTTTATATTTTTTAGATTATATAGCAGTTGGAAAGAACTATCCAGAACAGATAGAGAGTATAGTAAAGGGTGTCGCAGATGGTTGTGTAGCAGCAGAATGTGCTTTAATAGGTGGAGAAACTGCAGAGATGCCAGGAATGTATAGTGAAGGACACTATGATATAGCTGGATTTACTGTAGGAGCTGTAGAAAAAAAAGAATTGATTACTGGTTCTGAAATAGGAGAGGGAGATGTATTAATAGGAATATCTTCTAGTGGAGTTCATTCGAATGGATTTTCTTTAGTTAGAAAAATAATTAAGGATGCAAATTTAGATTTGAAAAAAGTTTATGAAGGATTTGAAAAAACTTTAGGAGAAGAACTACTTACACCTACAAAAATATATGTAAAAACAGTGAAAGAAATTTTAAAAAAAGTAAAGATAAAAGGAATGTGTCATATAACAGGTGGGGGATTTTATGAAAATATTCCAAGAATAATACCAGAAGGATTGGGAGTAGAAATTGAAATAAAGAATATAAATGAATTAAAAATCTTTAAATTTTTAGAAGCTGTTGGAGGAGTTCCTAAAAAAGAGATGTTTAATGTATTCAATATGGGGGTTGGATTTATATTTGTAGTCTCTAAATCTGAAGTTGAAATTTTAGTAAAAGAGTTAAAAAAAATAGATGAAACAGCTATGATTTTAGGAGAGGTTACTAAAAAATCAGGAGTAGAAATAAAATGGTAA
- the purF gene encoding amidophosphoribosyltransferase → MIKEIEYFLSGKINEECGVFGVFNVEDAAQLTYYGLHSLQHRGQEGAGIASSDGQNIIREKGEGLVTEVFNTERIGKLPGDMSIGHVRYSTTGGGGVENVQPILVRSHTGDFVIAHNGNIVNAKELKMQLEAMGSIFHTTSDSEIIGHLIQREVGDFHEKILKALPKLEGAFSFLIMNSENLFVIRDKNGFRPLSMGKLEDGYVFSSESSAFEIVGAQYMRSLKPGEVLKVSRENIETFQYTDCTQDKMCSMEYIYFSRPDSSINGLNVHTSRRNCGNILAKENPVEADIVIGVPDSSLSSAMGYSDYSGIPYEMGLVKNRYVGRTFIKPNQHQRERGVKMKLSAMEAVVKGKRVVLVDDSIVRGTTSKHIIKLLKEAGAKEVHMRIASSPIISPCFYGVDTSTYSELISTKLSPEELGEYVGADSLAFLSHEGMLEGLGKNICMACFTGKYPTSMFSLLENLKR, encoded by the coding sequence ATGATAAAAGAGATTGAATATTTTTTAAGTGGAAAAATAAATGAAGAGTGTGGAGTTTTTGGAGTTTTTAACGTAGAAGATGCAGCTCAATTAACATATTACGGATTGCATTCATTACAACATAGAGGACAGGAGGGAGCTGGAATAGCTTCCTCTGATGGACAAAATATAATCAGAGAAAAAGGTGAAGGATTAGTAACAGAAGTTTTTAATACTGAAAGAATTGGAAAACTACCAGGAGATATGTCTATTGGACATGTAAGATATTCAACAACTGGAGGTGGAGGGGTTGAGAATGTTCAGCCGATATTAGTTCGTTCACATACTGGAGATTTTGTTATAGCTCATAATGGAAATATTGTTAATGCAAAAGAGTTAAAAATGCAATTAGAAGCTATGGGGAGTATTTTTCATACAACTTCTGATAGTGAAATAATTGGACACTTAATCCAAAGAGAGGTTGGAGATTTTCACGAAAAAATATTAAAAGCGTTACCTAAGTTAGAAGGTGCATTTTCGTTCCTTATAATGAATAGTGAAAATTTATTCGTTATAAGAGATAAAAATGGATTTAGACCTTTATCAATGGGAAAATTAGAAGATGGATATGTTTTTAGTTCTGAAAGTTCAGCTTTTGAAATTGTTGGAGCTCAATACATGAGAAGCCTTAAACCAGGGGAAGTTTTAAAAGTTTCGAGAGAAAATATAGAAACTTTCCAATATACAGATTGTACTCAAGATAAAATGTGTTCAATGGAATATATATATTTCTCAAGACCAGACAGTAGTATAAATGGTTTAAATGTTCATACTAGTAGAAGAAATTGTGGGAATATATTAGCAAAAGAAAATCCAGTGGAAGCAGATATAGTTATAGGGGTTCCAGATTCATCTCTATCATCAGCTATGGGTTATTCAGATTATTCTGGAATTCCATATGAAATGGGTCTTGTAAAAAATAGATACGTAGGAAGAACTTTCATAAAACCAAATCAGCATCAAAGAGAGCGTGGGGTTAAAATGAAACTATCTGCTATGGAAGCTGTTGTAAAAGGAAAAAGAGTAGTTTTAGTAGATGACTCAATTGTTAGAGGAACAACTTCAAAACATATAATAAAACTTTTAAAAGAAGCTGGAGCAAAAGAAGTTCATATGAGAATAGCATCATCTCCAATTATAAGTCCATGTTTTTATGGTGTAGATACTTCTACTTATAGTGAATTAATCAGTACAAAATTATCGCCTGAGGAGTTAGGTGAATATGTAGGAGCGGATTCGTTAGCATTTTTATCTCATGAAGGAATGCTAGAAGGATTAGGAAAAAATATCTGTATGGCATGCTTTACAGGAAAGTACCCAACAAGTATGTTTAGTTTATTAGAAAATTTAAAGAGATAG
- the purC gene encoding phosphoribosylaminoimidazolesuccinocarboxamide synthase — MLLIEANKLYEGKAKKVYRTENPNEVIIYYKDDATAFNNLKKGQIQNKGILNSQITTIIYDYLKKNGVETHLIENLSERAQLCKKVEIIPLEVIVRNTLAGSTAKLFKMEEGQILESPIFEICYKKDELGDPMINDYHAVALKLATKDELENIYSQTEKINSLLKDLFDKIGIELVDFKIEFGKDNDGNVILADEISPDCCRLWDKETRKKLDKDRFRRDLGDVEEAYQEVLARLNKIVG, encoded by the coding sequence ATGTTATTAATAGAAGCAAATAAGTTATATGAAGGAAAAGCAAAAAAAGTTTACAGAACAGAAAATCCTAATGAAGTTATCATTTACTACAAAGATGATGCAACAGCTTTTAATAATTTAAAGAAAGGTCAAATACAAAATAAAGGAATTTTAAATAGTCAGATTACAACAATAATATATGATTATTTAAAGAAAAATGGAGTAGAAACTCACTTGATAGAAAATTTATCAGAAAGAGCTCAACTTTGTAAAAAAGTAGAAATAATTCCATTAGAGGTTATTGTTAGAAATACATTAGCAGGATCAACAGCAAAATTGTTTAAAATGGAAGAAGGACAAATTTTAGAAAGTCCAATATTTGAAATTTGTTATAAAAAAGATGAGCTAGGAGATCCGATGATAAATGATTATCATGCAGTAGCTTTAAAGCTTGCAACAAAAGATGAATTAGAAAATATTTATTCTCAAACGGAAAAGATAAATAGTCTTTTAAAAGATTTGTTTGATAAAATCGGAATTGAATTAGTGGATTTCAAAATTGAATTTGGAAAAGACAACGACGGAAATGTAATTTTAGCAGATGAAATTTCTCCAGATTGTTGTAGATTATGGGATAAAGAAACTAGAAAAAAATTAGATAAAGATAGATTTAGAAGAGACTTAGGAGACGTAGAGGAAGCTTATCAAGAGGTTTTAGCAAGATTAAATAAAATAGTGGGGTAA